Proteins encoded in a region of the Zea mays cultivar B73 chromosome 4, Zm-B73-REFERENCE-NAM-5.0, whole genome shotgun sequence genome:
- the LOC100278200 gene encoding putative disease resistance protein RGA4 isoform X1, translating into MAELAASLVVAPLLSMLKEKVSSSLLNQYNVMEGMEKHHKTLMRWLPAIQEVIADAERQTSRRGVEKWLEQLKTTAYEANEVFDDFEYEALRRRAKKNGHIAKLAIMARVKLFPTHNRVAFHIRMSYRLRRIVDTFKDLVEEMNTFGFNKLEPEATTTWKEWRETDSIIVDPENIVARSRHDERKKIVNLLVNGHVTDGDLMVVPIVGMGGLGKTTLAQLIYNDPQVKEHFHLLKWVCVSDDFNLRNLSNKICNVSETILEDALKKLQEHLKGKRYLLVLDDVWNRDIDKWRKLKACLIQGIGCAVLVTTREKQIAQLMGTVVDNSWTNNYHEVTILGKEYIQEIIETRAFSLPKSKSDYLVKLAGLIAERCVGSPLAAKAIGSVLRNKTTNEEWEDVLQRSTICDDETGILPILKLSYNDLPIDMKQCFAFCALYPKDYEIGMDNLIQLWMANGFISDRKKVPAETVGRWIVNEMVSRSFFQYEEQSRIGYISTRFLKIHDLMHDVALSVSEKDCFCITDEFITNRELLPSAARHILFPTSIEEEVHGYLFASMRKMSRPIQTLMFDGPCEDVVVQHLSRYNSLRVLSVAQSWGHLPVKPRHQYHLRFLDITDSTIKELPDDISILYNLQTLNLSGCSSLIRLPEQMKHMSALRHLYTDGCTRLECMPPELGQITSLRTITWFVVGSGLSCSSLAELKDLNIGGSLILKKLENVPGRRNAKAASLENKKELRQLSLEWTSGKEEEQQCHEVLESLETHDGLLALEIYYYKGTSFPSWLGMLKNMVELRLSNCRKAEQLPPLCQLAELQLLHLKRLGNLRFLCSSCTSSTFGKLKDLKLVGLDVFEGICEAVDGGAVAFPRLEKLNIKGCGNLVALPDASVLGEAYCSGDYTVARSAFPELKRLILEDLCIFERWEAAPEIEGHALFPVVEVVVIRKCPKLTTLPWAPKLKELVLRESNEQISLGGIKCVTSLSTLFLEGVKLEDGKERWDQPPSVVSMQLWSCILFFQPRALALWWVCFGQLQDLEITGCDDLVYWPEKAFQSLISLRRLRIAGCNNLIGYATANGPDQATSGRSQLLPHLESLLIEGCQCLAEVFNSSPVLKRMDVIGCPKLESLYGKQQLNEEASSSDAVMASAPVEEKLSPSDKLLPSSLAIWDCHGLLSSLESLRIWDCHGLSEVVNLPSSLRKIDIRNCSKLRFMSGQLDALNNLLIVDCPELRSLETCIVDLPSLESLDLRGCESLASLPCARAGPQEYSSLRHLTVGKCPSRKSLPSVLHTVFKASPRRRLGVRAVV; encoded by the exons ATGGCTGAACTTGCAGCCAGCCTGGTGGTTGCCCCACTGCTGTCCATGTTGAAGGAGAAGGTGTCCAGCTCTCTCCTCAACCAGTACAACGTGATGGAGGGCATGGAGAAGCACCACAAGACCCTCATGCGCTGGCTGCCTGCCATCCAAGAAGTTATCGCTGACGCCGAGAGGCAGACGTCTCGCCGCGGCGTGGAGAAATGGCTCGAGCAGCTCAAGACGACAGCGTACGAGGCGAATGAGGTCTTTGACGACTTCGAGTACGAGGCGCTCCGCCGTCGAGCCAAGAAAAATGGGCACATCGCCAAGCTTGCCATTATGGCAAGGGTAAAACTTTTCCCTACCCACAACCGTGTTGCATTCCATATCAGGATGAGCTACAGGCTTCGCAGGATTGTTGACACCTTCAAGGACCTTGTGGAAGAAATGAACACCTTTGGATTCAACAAGCTTGAGCCCGAGGCAACAACGACATGGAAGGAGTGGCGTGAGACAGATTCTATTATCGTTGATCCTGAAAATATTGTTGCCAGGTCTAGACATGATGAGAGGAAGAAAATTGTTAACTTATTGGTCAATGGTCATGTTACCGATGGTGATCTTATGGTCGTTCCCATTGTTGGAATGGGAGGACTAGGCAAGACCACACTCGCTCAGCTCATCTACAACGACCCTCAGGTCAAGGAGCACTTCCATCTACTAAAGTGGGTATGTGTGTCAGATGATTTCAATCTCCGTAATCTTTCCAACAAGATATGTAATGTGTCAGAGACAATCCTTGAGGATGCCCTAAAGAAGCTACAGGAACATCTTAAGGGAAAGAG GTACCTTCTTGTATTGGATGACGTCTGGAATAGGGATATTGACAAGTGGAGAAAGCTGAAGGCATGTCTTATACAAGGTATCGGTTGCGCCGTATTAGTGACGACACGTGAAAAACAAATAGCCCAGTTGATGGGTACTGTAGTTGACAACTCATGGACAAATAATTACCATGAAGTGACAATTTTGGGCAAGGAGTACATACAAGAAATTATTGAAACAAGGGCATTCAGTTTGCCGAAGAGCAAGTCAGATTATTTAGTTAAGTTGGCTGGTTTGATTGCTGAGAGATGTGTGGGGTCTCCATTGGCAGCAAAAGCAATAGGGTCTGTACTGCGTAACAAGACCACTAATGAAGAATGGGAGGATGTGTTACAACGAAGCACCATATGCGACGATGAGACTGGAATTTTGCCTATACTCAAGCTTAGTTATAATGACTTGCCAATTGACATGAAGCAATGTTTTGCCTTTTGTGCTCTGTATCCAAAGGATTATGAGATTGGTATGGACAACCTTATCCAACTATGGATGGCCAATGGTTTTATCTCAGATAGAAAAAAGGTACCCGCTGAAACCGTAGGTAGATGGATTGTCAATGAGATGGTCTCAAGGTCATTTTTCCAGTATGAGGAGCAAAGTAGGATTGGGTACATTTCTACAAGATTTTTGAAGATTCATGACCTCATGCATGATGTTGCACTGTCTGTTTCTGAAAAGGACTGTTTCTGTATAACAGATGAATTCATCACAAATAGGGAGTTGCTTCCAAGTGCTGCCCGCCACATACTTTTTCCAACATCGATAGAGGAAGAGGTACATGGTTATTTATTTGCTTCTATGAGGAAAATGTCTCGACCTATTCAAACATTGATGTTTGATGGGCCTTGTGAAGATGTCGTTGTACAACATTTATCAAGATATAATTCTTTGCGAGTACTTTCTGTGGCACAGTCATGGGGTCATTTGCCAGTAAAACCAAGGCATCAGTACCACCTTAGGTTCCTTGATATCACAGACAGTACCATCAAAGAACTTCCAGATGACATTAGCATCCTTTATAATCTTCAAACACTTAATCTTTCTGGATGCAGCAGTCTCATTAGACTTCCTGAGCAAATGAAGCACATGAGTGCCCTTCGGCATCTGTACACAGATGGGTGCACGAGGTTGGAGTGCATGCCTCCAGAGCTTGGACAAATCACCTCGCTTCGAACAATTACATGGTTCGTAGTGGGAAGTGGCTTGAGTTGTAGTAGTCTTGCAGAGCTAAAGGATTTAAATATTGGAGGTTCGTTAATACTAAAGAAGCTCGAAAATGTGCCAGGGAGAAGAAATGCAAAAGCAGCCAGCCTTGAGAATAAGAAGGAATTGAGACAGCTGTCACTAGAATGGACAAGTGGTAAGGAGGAGGAACAACAGTGTCATGAGGTGCTAGAGAGCCTTGAAACTCATGATGGATTGCTGGCCCTAGAAATATATTACTACAAAGGCACCAGTTTTCCGTCTTGGTTGGGTATGTTGAAAAACATGGTCGAGCTTCGGTTGTCCAATTGTAGGAAAGCAGAGCAGCTTCCACCACTGTGTCAGCTAGCAGAACTGCAACTCCTTCATTTGAAAAGATTGGGAAATTTGCGGTTCTTGTGTAGCAGCTGTACATCGTCTACATTTGGAAAGCTTAAGGATCTTAAGCTAGTTGGTCTTGACGTTTTTGAAGGAATTTGTGAGGCAGTGGATGGAGGTGCAGTAGCATTTCCTCGGCTTGAGAAATTGAACATTAAGGGTTGTGGAAATCTAGTAGCTCTACCAGATGCATCGGTGCTGGGAGAAGCATATTGCAGTGGAGATTATACAGTGGCCCGCTCAGCATTTCCAGAACTGAAGAGGCTCATATTGGAAGATTTGTGTATCTTTGAGAGATGGGAGGCTGCCCCTGAAATTGAAGGACATGCACTATTTCCTGTGGTTGAGGTTGTTGTTATCAGGAAATGCCCAAAGTTAACAACTCTACCTTGGGCACCGAAGCTCAAAGAACTGGTCTTGCGTGAATCAAATGAACAAATCTCTCTTGGAGGGATCAAATGTGTGACTTCATTGTCCACTTTGTTTTTGGAGGGTGTCAAGCTGGAGGATGGTAAGGAGAGATGGGACCAGCCTCCGTCTGTGGTAAGTATGCAACTATGGAGCTGCATTTTGTTCTTCCAACCACGTGCACTAGCACTGTGGTGGGTTTGCTTTGGGCAGCTGCAAGATCTGGAAATTACCGGATGTGATGATCTTGTCTACTGGCCGGAGAAAGCATTCCAAAGTTTGATTTCTTTGCGGAGGCTACGGATTGCCGGGTGCAATAACCTAATTGGATACGCAACGGCGAATGGTCCTGACCAGGCAACTTCAGGAAGGAGCCAGCTTTTGCCCCATCTAGAGTCTCTGCTGATTGAGGGGTGTCAATGTCTAGCAGAGGTATTCAATTCCTCCCCTGTTCTCAAGAGGATGGATGTGATAGGATGTCCTAAGCTTGAGTCCCTATACGGAAAGCAACAGTTGAATGAAGAGGCCAGTAGTAGCGATGCCGTGATGGCATCCGCACCTGTTGAGGAGAAGCTGTCACCATCGGATAAGCTCCTTCCATCATCTCTAGCAATATGGGACTGTCACGGGTTGTTGTCATCTCTAGAATCTCTAAGGATATGGGACTGTCACGGGTTGTCAGAGGTTGTCAATCTTCCCTCGTCCCTCAGGAAAATAGATATTCGAAATTGCTCCAAACTACGATTCATGTCAGGGCAGCTGGATGCACTGAATAACTTACTAATTGTCGACTGCCCGGAGTTGCGATCACTAGAAACATGCATCGTAGATCTCCCATCACTGGAAAGCCTCGATCTGCGTGGTTGCGAAAGCCTGGCATCCTTGCCCTGCGCGCGGGCAGGACCACAGGAATACTCATCTCTTCGTCACCTTACAGTTGGGAAGTGCCCAAGTAGAAAATCGCTGCCTTCAGTTCTGCACACTGTttttaaggcgtcgcctaggcgacgcctaggcgtccgggcggtggtctga
- the LOC100278200 gene encoding putative disease resistance protein RGA3 isoform X2, which yields MAELAASLVVAPLLSMLKEKVSSSLLNQYNVMEGMEKHHKTLMRWLPAIQEVIADAERQTSRRGVEKWLEQLKTTAYEANEVFDDFEYEALRRRAKKNGHIAKLAIMARVKLFPTHNRVAFHIRMSYRLRRIVDTFKDLVEEMNTFGFNKLEPEATTTWKEWRETDSIIVDPENIVARSRHDERKKIVNLLVNGHVTDGDLMVVPIVGMGGLGKTTLAQLIYNDPQVKEHFHLLKWVCVSDDFNLRNLSNKICNVSETILEDALKKLQEHLKGKRYLLVLDDVWEKDINFDKWRKIKAFLTQDVYGAVLVTTREKQVAEFMGAVVDSSWTNHYHEVAILGKEYIQEIIETRAFGLQRSKPDDLVELVDRIVERCVGSPLAAKAIGSVLRDKTTKEEWEAVLQPSTICDDKTGIMPILKLSYNDLPIDMQQCFAFCALYPKDYQIDMDKLIQLWMANGFISDQKKVPAETVGKRIVNELVSRSFFQYEERSWMGYNSTTFLKIHDLMHDLALSVSEKECVCITRELIKNSELLPSAARHILIQNWIGKEIHGYLYGSMRKMSRPIQTFMFDGSSEAAGVQHLSRYSSLRVLSVPGIGFHLTIKPKHQCHLRFLDIKDSVIKELPDDISVLYNLQTLFVICTQMGAQGWRACLQSLDKSPHFEQLHGL from the exons ATGGCTGAACTTGCAGCCAGCCTGGTGGTTGCCCCACTGCTGTCCATGTTGAAGGAGAAGGTGTCCAGCTCTCTCCTCAACCAGTACAACGTGATGGAGGGCATGGAGAAGCACCACAAGACCCTCATGCGCTGGCTGCCTGCCATCCAAGAAGTTATCGCTGACGCCGAGAGGCAGACGTCTCGCCGCGGCGTGGAGAAATGGCTCGAGCAGCTCAAGACGACAGCGTACGAGGCGAATGAGGTCTTTGACGACTTCGAGTACGAGGCGCTCCGCCGTCGAGCCAAGAAAAATGGGCACATCGCCAAGCTTGCCATTATGGCAAGGGTAAAACTTTTCCCTACCCACAACCGTGTTGCATTCCATATCAGGATGAGCTACAGGCTTCGCAGGATTGTTGACACCTTCAAGGACCTTGTGGAAGAAATGAACACCTTTGGATTCAACAAGCTTGAGCCCGAGGCAACAACGACATGGAAGGAGTGGCGTGAGACAGATTCTATTATCGTTGATCCTGAAAATATTGTTGCCAGGTCTAGACATGATGAGAGGAAGAAAATTGTTAACTTATTGGTCAATGGTCATGTTACCGATGGTGATCTTATGGTCGTTCCCATTGTTGGAATGGGAGGACTAGGCAAGACCACACTCGCTCAGCTCATCTACAACGACCCTCAGGTCAAGGAGCACTTCCATCTACTAAAGTGGGTATGTGTGTCAGATGATTTCAATCTCCGTAATCTTTCCAACAAGATATGTAATGTGTCAGAGACAATCCTTGAGGATGCCCTAAAGAAGCTACAGGAACATCTTAAGGGAAAGAG GTACCTTCTTGTATTGGATGACGTCTGGGAAAAGGATATTAACTTTGACAAGTGGAGAAAGATCAAGGCGTTTCTTACACAAGATGTCTATGGCGCCGTATTAGTGACAACACGTGAAAAACAAGTAGCCGAGTTTATGGGTGCTGTAGTTGACAGCTCATGGACAAATCATTACCATGAAGTGGCAATCTTGGGCAAGGAATACATACAAGAAATTATAGAAACAAGAGCATTCGGATTGCAGAGGAGCAAGCCAGATGATTTAGTTGAGTTGGTTGATCGAATCGTTGAGAGATGTGTGGGGTCTCCATTGGCAGCAAAAGCAATTGGGTCTGTACTGCGTGACAAGACCACTAAGGAAGAATGGGAGGCTGTGTTACAACCAAGCACAATATGCGACGATAAGACTGGAATTATGCCTATACTCAAGCTTAGTTATAATGACCTACCAATTGACATGCAGCAATGTTTTGCCTTTTGTGCTCTGTATCCAAAGGATTATCAGATTGATATGGACAAGCTTATCCAACTATGGATGGCCAATGGTTTTATCTCAGATCAAAAAAAGGTACCTGCTGAAACCGTAGGTAAAAGGATTGTCAATGAGCTGGTCTCGAGGTCATTTTTCCAGTATGAGGAGCGAAGTTGGATGGGGTACAATTCTACAACTTTTTTGAAGATTCATGACCTCATGCATGATCTTGCACTGTCTGTTTCGGAAAAGGAATGTGTCTGTATAACAAGGGAATTGATTAAAAATAGTGAGTTGCTTCCAAGTGCTGCCCGCCACATACTTATTCAAAATTGGATAGGTAAAGAGATTCATGGTTATTTATATGGTTCTATGAGGAAAATGTCTCGGCCTATCCAAACATTTATGTTTGATGGGTCTAGTGAAGCTGCCGGTGTGCAACATTTATCAAGATATAGTTCTTTGCGAGTACTTTCTGTGCCAGGAATTGGGTTTCATTTAACAATAAAACCAAAGCATCAGTGCCACCTTAGGTTTCTTGATATCAAGGACAGTGTCATCAAAGAACTTCCAGATGACATTAGCGTCCTTTATAATCTTCAGACACTTTTCGTCATCTGTACACAGATGGGTGCACAAGGTTGGAGGGCATGCCTCCAGAGCTTGGACAAATCGCCTCACTTCGAACAATTACATGGTTTGTAG
- the LOC100278200 gene encoding putative disease resistance protein RGA4 isoform X3 yields the protein MGYRLRRIVDTFKDLMEEMKTFEFNKLEPKATAASLELREMDFLIDDHEDIVARSRHDERNKMVNILVNANGRVVGGDLMVVPIVGMGGLGKTTLAQLIHNDPQVKEYFHLRKWVCVSDDFSVLNLANKICNASERDLEEAVKKLQEHLNGKRYLLVLDDVWEKDINFDKWRKIKAFLTQDVYGAVLVTTREKQVAEFMGAVVDSSWTNHYHEVAILGKEYIQEIIETRAFGLQRSKPDDLVELVDRIVERCVGSPLAAKAIGSVLRDKTTKEEWEAVLQPSTICDDKTGIMPILKLSYNDLPIDMQQCFAFCALYPKDYQIDMDKLIQLWMANGFISDQKKVPAETVGKRIVNELVSRSFFQYEERSWMGYNSTTFLKIHDLMHDLALSVSEKECVCITRELIKNSELLPSAARHILIQNWIGKEIHGYLYGSMRKMSRPIQTFMFDGSSEAAGVQHLSRYSSLRVLSVPGIGFHLTIKPKHQCHLRFLDIKDSVIKELPDDISVLYNLQTLFVICTQMGAQGWRACLQSLDKSPHFEQLHGL from the exons ATGGGCTATAGGCTTCGCAGGATTGTTGACACCTTCAAGGACCTTATGGAAGAAATGAAAACCTTTGAATTCAACAAGCTTGAGCCCAAGGCGACTGCGGCATCGTTGGAGTTGCGTGAGATGGATTTCCTCATTGATGATCATGAAGATATTGTTGCCAGGTCTAGACATGATGAGAGGAACAAAATGGTTAACATATTGGTCAATGCCAATGGTCGTGTTGTCGGTGGTGATCTTATGGTCGTTCCCATTGTTGGAATGGGAGGACTAGGCAAGACCACCCTCGCTCAGCTCATCCACAACGACCCTCAGGTCAAGGAGTACTTCCATCTACGAAAATGGGTATGTGTGTCAGATGATTTTAGTGTCCTTAATCTTGCCAACAAGATATGTAATGCCTCAGAGAGAGACCTCGAGGAAGCAGTGAAGAAGCTTCAAGAACATCTTAACGGAAAGAG GTACCTTCTTGTATTGGATGACGTCTGGGAAAAGGATATTAACTTTGACAAGTGGAGAAAGATCAAGGCGTTTCTTACACAAGATGTCTATGGCGCCGTATTAGTGACAACACGTGAAAAACAAGTAGCCGAGTTTATGGGTGCTGTAGTTGACAGCTCATGGACAAATCATTACCATGAAGTGGCAATCTTGGGCAAGGAATACATACAAGAAATTATAGAAACAAGAGCATTCGGATTGCAGAGGAGCAAGCCAGATGATTTAGTTGAGTTGGTTGATCGAATCGTTGAGAGATGTGTGGGGTCTCCATTGGCAGCAAAAGCAATTGGGTCTGTACTGCGTGACAAGACCACTAAGGAAGAATGGGAGGCTGTGTTACAACCAAGCACAATATGCGACGATAAGACTGGAATTATGCCTATACTCAAGCTTAGTTATAATGACCTACCAATTGACATGCAGCAATGTTTTGCCTTTTGTGCTCTGTATCCAAAGGATTATCAGATTGATATGGACAAGCTTATCCAACTATGGATGGCCAATGGTTTTATCTCAGATCAAAAAAAGGTACCTGCTGAAACCGTAGGTAAAAGGATTGTCAATGAGCTGGTCTCGAGGTCATTTTTCCAGTATGAGGAGCGAAGTTGGATGGGGTACAATTCTACAACTTTTTTGAAGATTCATGACCTCATGCATGATCTTGCACTGTCTGTTTCGGAAAAGGAATGTGTCTGTATAACAAGGGAATTGATTAAAAATAGTGAGTTGCTTCCAAGTGCTGCCCGCCACATACTTATTCAAAATTGGATAGGTAAAGAGATTCATGGTTATTTATATGGTTCTATGAGGAAAATGTCTCGGCCTATCCAAACATTTATGTTTGATGGGTCTAGTGAAGCTGCCGGTGTGCAACATTTATCAAGATATAGTTCTTTGCGAGTACTTTCTGTGCCAGGAATTGGGTTTCATTTAACAATAAAACCAAAGCATCAGTGCCACCTTAGGTTTCTTGATATCAAGGACAGTGTCATCAAAGAACTTCCAGATGACATTAGCGTCCTTTATAATCTTCAGACACTTTTCGTCATCTGTACACAGATGGGTGCACAAGGTTGGAGGGCATGCCTCCAGAGCTTGGACAAATCGCCTCACTTCGAACAATTACATGGTTTGTAG